In the Camelus bactrianus isolate YW-2024 breed Bactrian camel chromosome 17, ASM4877302v1, whole genome shotgun sequence genome, one interval contains:
- the SCAP gene encoding sterol regulatory element-binding protein cleavage-activating protein isoform X3, which translates to MTLTERLREKISQAFYHHGLLCASYPIPIILFTGLCILACCYPLLKLPLPGTGPVEFTTPVKDYSPPPVASDHKPGEPAEQPEWYLGAPVAYIQQIFVKSSVSPWHKNLLAVDVFRSPLSRAFQLVEEIRNHVLRDSSGTRSLEEVCLQVTDLLPGLRKLRNLLPEHGCLLLSPGNFWQNDRERFHADPDIIRTIHQHEPKTLQTSATLKDLLFGVPGKYSGVSLYTRRRMVSYTITLVFQHYHAKFLASLRARLMLLHPSPNCSLRAESLVHVHFKEEIGIAELIPLVTTYIILFAYIYFSTRKIDMVKSKWGLALAAVVTVLSSLLMSVGLCTLFGLTPTLNGGEIFPYLVVVIGLENVLVLTKSVVSTPVDLEVKLRIAQGLSSESWSIMKNMATELGIILIGYFTLVPAIQEFCLFAVVGLVSDFFLQMLFFTTVLSIDIRRMELADLNKRLPPEACLPPAKPVGRPARFERQLAVRPSTPHTITLQPSSFRNLRLPKRLRVIYFLARTRLAQRLIMAGTVVWIGILVYTDPAGLRTYLAAQVTEQSPLGEGALAPMPVPSGVLPASHPDPAFSIFQPDAPKLPENQTLPEEPPEPGGPAEGVHDSPVPEVTWGPEDEELWRKLSFRHWPTLFSYYNITLAKRYISLLPVIPVTLRLNPREALEGRHPQDGLSAWPPPKPGHGGLWEAGPKGPGAAQVHRDVTLYKVAALGLAAGIVLVLLLLCLYRVLCPRNYGQPGAGPGRRRRGELPCDDYGYAPPETEIVPLVLRGHLMDIECLASDGMLLVSCCLAGHVCVWDAQTGDCLTRIPRPGQRRDSGVGSVLEAQESWERLSDGGKGGPEEPGDSPPLRHHSRGLLPSSLFGDQPDLTCLIDTNFSAQPQLPEPANPEPRHRAGCRRAPESPGYDFSRLVQRVYQEERMAPVHTPALRPPSPGPVLPQAPEDEGGFPPEKGSPSLAWAPSADGSIWSLELQGSLIVVGRSSGRLEVWDAIEGTLRCSSEEVSSGITALIFLDKRIVAARLNGSLDFFSLETHTALSPLQFRGAPGRGTSPASPIYSSSDTVACHLTHTVPCAHQKPITALKAAAGRLVTGSQDHTLRVFRLEDSCCLFTLQGHSGAITTVYIDQGTRTPLWTEAFRQ; encoded by the exons TACTTGGGTGCCCCAGTGGCTTACATCCAGCAGATATTTGTGAAGTCCTCAGTGTCTCCCTGGCACAAGAACCTCCTGGCAGTCGATGTGTTCCGCTCACCTCTGTCCCGGGCATTCCAGCTGGTGGAGGAGATCCGGAACCATGTGCTGAGAGACAG CTCCGGGACCAGGAGCCTGGAGGAGGTGTGCCTGCAGGTGACTGACCTGCTGCCGGGCCTCAGGAAGCTCCGGAACCTCCTGCCTGAGCATGGATGCCTGCTGCTGTCCCCTGGGAACTTCTGGCAGAATGACCGGGAACGTTTCCATGCCGATCCTGACATCATCAGGACCATCCACCAGCACGAGCCTAAAACCCTGCAGACCTCAGCAACGCTCAAAG ACTTGCTGTTTGGTGTTCCTGGGAAGTACAGCGGGGTGAGCCTCTACACCAGGAGGAGGATGGTCTCATACACCATTACCCTGGTCTTCCAGCACTACCATGCCAA GTTTCTGGCCAGCCTGCGCGCCCGCCTGATGCTCCTGCACCCCAGCCCCAACTGCAGCCTTCGGGCAGAGAGCCTGGTCCACGTGCACTTCAAGGAGGAGATTGGCATCGCTGAGCTCATCCCCCTCGTGACCACCTACATCATCTTGTTTGCCTACATCTACTTCTCCACGC gcAAGATCGACATGGTCAAGTCCAAATGGGGGCTGGCTCTGGCCGCCGTGGTCACAGTGCTCAGCTCGCTGCTCATGTCTGTGGGGCTCTGCACACTCTTCGGCCTGACACCCACTCTCAACGGCGG TGAGATTTTCCCCTACCTTGTGGTGGTCATCGGGCTCGAGAATGTGCTGGTGCTCACCAAGTCAGTGGTCTCAACCCCAGTGGACCTGGAGGTGAAGCTGCGCATCGCCCAAG GCCTGAGCAGCGAGAGCTGGTCCATCATGAAGAACATGGCCACGGAGCTGGGCATCATCCTCATTGGCTACTTCACCCTAGTGCCTGCCATCCAG GAGTTCTGTCTCTTTGCTGTCGTGGGCCTGGTGTCCGACTTCTTCCTTCAGATGCTGTTTTTCACCACCGTCCTATCCATTGATATTCGCAGGATGGAG CTAGCGGACCTGAACAAGCGGCTGCCCCCTGAGGCCTGCCTGCCCCCAGCTAAGCCAGTGGGGCGGCCAGCGCGCTTCGAGCGACAGCTGGCTGTGCGGCCGTCCACACCCCACACCATCACGCTGCAACCGTCCTCCTTCCGAAACCTGCGGCTCCCCAAGAGGCTGCGTGTCATCTACTTCCTGGCCCGCACACGCCTGGCACAGCGCCTCATCATG GCTGGTACCGTTGTCTGGATTGGCATCCTGGTGTACACGGACCCAGCAGGGCTGCGCACCTACCTCGCTGCCCAAGTGACAGAACAGAGTCCACTGGGCGAGGGTGCCCTGGCTCCCATGCCTGTGCCTAGTGGTGTGCTGCCCGCCAGCCACCCGGACCCCGCCTTCTCCATCTTCCAACCTGATGCCCCTAAGTTACCCGAGAACCAGACTCTGCCAGAGGAGCCGCCTGAGCCTGGGGGTCCAGCAGAGGGAGTCCACGATAGCCCAGTTCCAGAGGTAACCTGGGGGCCTGAGGATGAGGAACTTTGGAGGAAATTGTCCTTCCGCCACTGGCCGACGCTCTTCAGCTACTATAACATCACACTGGCCAAGAG GTACATCAGCCTGCTGCCTGTCATCCCAGTCACGCTCCGCCTGAACCCAAGGGAGGCCCTGGAGGGGCGGCACCCTCAGGATGGCCTCAGTGCCTGGCCCCCGCCGAAGCCCGGGCATGGTGGGCTGTGGGAGGCCGGCCCCAAGGGGCCAGGCGCGGCGCAGGTGCACAGAGACGTCACCCTGTACAA GGTGGCAGCACTTGGCCTGGCTGCGGGCATCGTCCTcgtgctgctgctgctttgcCTGTACCGCGTGCTCTGCCCGCGCAACTACGGGCAGCCTGGAGCAGGGCCGGGCCGGCGGCGACGTGGGGAGCTGCCCTGTGACGACTATGGCTATGCGCCACCTGAGACTGAGATCGTGCCCCTGGTGCTGCGAGGGCACCTCATG GACATCGAGTGTCTGGCCAGCGATGGCATGCTGCTGGTGAGCTGTTGCCTGGCGGGCCACGTGTGTGTGTGGGACGCGCAGACCGGGGACTGCCTCACTCGCATCCCGCGCCCGGG gcAGCGCAGGGACAGTGGTGTTGGCAGCGTGTTGGAGGCTCAGGAGAGCTGGGAACGGCTGTCAGACGGCGGGAAGGGTGGCCCAGAGGAGCCTGGGGACAGTCCTCCATTACGGCACCATTCTCGGGGCCTTCTGCCATCTTCCCTCTTTGGGGACCAACCAGACCTCACTTGCTTGATCGACACCAACTTCTCAGCGCAGCCACAGCTCCCAGAGCCCGCTAACCCAGAGCCCCGGCACCGGGCAGGCTGCCGCCGCGCTCCAGAGTCCCCAGGCTACGACTTCAGCCGCCTGGTGCAGCGAGTGTACCAGGAGGAGAGAATGGCTCCTGTCCACACGCCAGCCCTGCGTCCACCCTCCCCTGGGCCTGTGCTGCCTCAGGCCCCCGAGGACGAGGGGGGCTTTCCTCCTGAGAAGGGCTCCCCTTCCCTCGCCTGGGCCCCCAGCGCAGACGGCTCCATCTGGAGCCTGGAGCTGCAGGGCAGCCTCATCGTGGTGGGGCGGAGCAGTGGCCGGCTTGAG GTGTGGGACGCCATCGAGGGCACCCTGCGCTGCAGCAGTGAGGAGGTCTCCTCGGGCATCACGGCGCTCATCTTCCTGGACAAAAG GATTGTGGCTGCCAGGCTCAACGGTTCCCTCGATTTCTTCTCCTTGGAGACTCACACTGCCCTCAGTCCCCTGCAGTTCCGAG GGGCCCCAGGGCGGGGCACTTCCCCCGCATCCCCCATATACAGCAGCAGTGACACAGTGGCTTGTCACCTGACGCACACAGTACCCTGTGCACACCAGAAACCCATCACAGCCTTGAAGGCCGCTGCCGGGCGCCTCGTGACTGGGAGCCAAGACCACACACTAAGA GTGTTCCGTCTGGAGGATTCCTGCTGCCTCTTCACCCTGCAAGGCCACTCAGGGGCCATCACGACTGTGTACATTGACCAG GGCACTAGGACACCCTTGTGGACAGAGGCGTTCCGCCAGtga
- the SCAP gene encoding sterol regulatory element-binding protein cleavage-activating protein isoform X2, whose protein sequence is MTLTERLREKISQAFYHHGLLCASYPIPIILFTGLCILACCYPLLKLPLPGTGPVEFTTPVKDYSPPPVASDHKPGEPAEQPEWYLGAPVAYIQQIFVKSSVSPWHKNLLAVDVFRSPLSRAFQLVEEIRNHVLRDSSGTRSLEEVCLQVTDLLPGLRKLRNLLPEHGCLLLSPGNFWQNDRERFHADPDIIRTIHQHEPKTLQTSATLKDLLFGVPGKYSGVSLYTRRRMVSYTITLVFQHYHAKFLASLRARLMLLHPSPNCSLRAESLVHVHFKEEIGIAELIPLVTTYIILFAYIYFSTRKIDMVKSKWGLALAAVVTVLSSLLMSVGLCTLFGLTPTLNGGEIFPYLVVVIGLENVLVLTKSVVSTPVDLEVKLRIAQGLSSESWSIMKNMATELGIILIGYFTLVPAIQEFCLFAVVGLVSDFFLQMLFFTTVLSIDIRRMELADLNKRLPPEACLPPAKPVGRPARFERQLAVRPSTPHTITLQPSSFRNLRLPKRLRVIYFLARTRLAQRLIMLPENQTLPEEPPEPGGPAEGVHDSPVPEVTWGPEDEELWRKLSFRHWPTLFSYYNITLAKRYISLLPVIPVTLRLNPREALEGRHPQDGLSAWPPPKPGHGGLWEAGPKGPGAAQVHRDVTLYKVAALGLAAGIVLVLLLLCLYRVLCPRNYGQPGAGPGRRRRGELPCDDYGYAPPETEIVPLVLRGHLMDIECLASDGMLLVSCCLAGHVCVWDAQTGDCLTRIPRPGQRRDSGVGSVLEAQESWERLSDGGKGGPEEPGDSPPLRHHSRGLLPSSLFGDQPDLTCLIDTNFSAQPQLPEPANPEPRHRAGCRRAPESPGYDFSRLVQRVYQEERMAPVHTPALRPPSPGPVLPQAPEDEGGFPPEKGSPSLAWAPSADGSIWSLELQGSLIVVGRSSGRLEVWDAIEGTLRCSSEEVSSGITALIFLDKRIVAARLNGSLDFFSLETHTALSPLQFRGAPGRGTSPASPIYSSSDTVACHLTHTVPCAHQKPITALKAAAGRLVTGSQDHTLRVFRLEDSCCLFTLQGHSGAITTVYIDQTMVLASGGQDGAICLWDVLTGSRVSHMFAHRGDVTSLTCTTSCVISSGLDDLISIWDRSTGIKLYSIQQDLGCGASLGVISDNLLVTGGQGCVSFWDLNYGDLLQTVYLGKNSEAQPARQILVLDNAAIVCNFGSELSLVYVPSVLEKLD, encoded by the exons TACTTGGGTGCCCCAGTGGCTTACATCCAGCAGATATTTGTGAAGTCCTCAGTGTCTCCCTGGCACAAGAACCTCCTGGCAGTCGATGTGTTCCGCTCACCTCTGTCCCGGGCATTCCAGCTGGTGGAGGAGATCCGGAACCATGTGCTGAGAGACAG CTCCGGGACCAGGAGCCTGGAGGAGGTGTGCCTGCAGGTGACTGACCTGCTGCCGGGCCTCAGGAAGCTCCGGAACCTCCTGCCTGAGCATGGATGCCTGCTGCTGTCCCCTGGGAACTTCTGGCAGAATGACCGGGAACGTTTCCATGCCGATCCTGACATCATCAGGACCATCCACCAGCACGAGCCTAAAACCCTGCAGACCTCAGCAACGCTCAAAG ACTTGCTGTTTGGTGTTCCTGGGAAGTACAGCGGGGTGAGCCTCTACACCAGGAGGAGGATGGTCTCATACACCATTACCCTGGTCTTCCAGCACTACCATGCCAA GTTTCTGGCCAGCCTGCGCGCCCGCCTGATGCTCCTGCACCCCAGCCCCAACTGCAGCCTTCGGGCAGAGAGCCTGGTCCACGTGCACTTCAAGGAGGAGATTGGCATCGCTGAGCTCATCCCCCTCGTGACCACCTACATCATCTTGTTTGCCTACATCTACTTCTCCACGC gcAAGATCGACATGGTCAAGTCCAAATGGGGGCTGGCTCTGGCCGCCGTGGTCACAGTGCTCAGCTCGCTGCTCATGTCTGTGGGGCTCTGCACACTCTTCGGCCTGACACCCACTCTCAACGGCGG TGAGATTTTCCCCTACCTTGTGGTGGTCATCGGGCTCGAGAATGTGCTGGTGCTCACCAAGTCAGTGGTCTCAACCCCAGTGGACCTGGAGGTGAAGCTGCGCATCGCCCAAG GCCTGAGCAGCGAGAGCTGGTCCATCATGAAGAACATGGCCACGGAGCTGGGCATCATCCTCATTGGCTACTTCACCCTAGTGCCTGCCATCCAG GAGTTCTGTCTCTTTGCTGTCGTGGGCCTGGTGTCCGACTTCTTCCTTCAGATGCTGTTTTTCACCACCGTCCTATCCATTGATATTCGCAGGATGGAG CTAGCGGACCTGAACAAGCGGCTGCCCCCTGAGGCCTGCCTGCCCCCAGCTAAGCCAGTGGGGCGGCCAGCGCGCTTCGAGCGACAGCTGGCTGTGCGGCCGTCCACACCCCACACCATCACGCTGCAACCGTCCTCCTTCCGAAACCTGCGGCTCCCCAAGAGGCTGCGTGTCATCTACTTCCTGGCCCGCACACGCCTGGCACAGCGCCTCATCATG TTACCCGAGAACCAGACTCTGCCAGAGGAGCCGCCTGAGCCTGGGGGTCCAGCAGAGGGAGTCCACGATAGCCCAGTTCCAGAGGTAACCTGGGGGCCTGAGGATGAGGAACTTTGGAGGAAATTGTCCTTCCGCCACTGGCCGACGCTCTTCAGCTACTATAACATCACACTGGCCAAGAG GTACATCAGCCTGCTGCCTGTCATCCCAGTCACGCTCCGCCTGAACCCAAGGGAGGCCCTGGAGGGGCGGCACCCTCAGGATGGCCTCAGTGCCTGGCCCCCGCCGAAGCCCGGGCATGGTGGGCTGTGGGAGGCCGGCCCCAAGGGGCCAGGCGCGGCGCAGGTGCACAGAGACGTCACCCTGTACAA GGTGGCAGCACTTGGCCTGGCTGCGGGCATCGTCCTcgtgctgctgctgctttgcCTGTACCGCGTGCTCTGCCCGCGCAACTACGGGCAGCCTGGAGCAGGGCCGGGCCGGCGGCGACGTGGGGAGCTGCCCTGTGACGACTATGGCTATGCGCCACCTGAGACTGAGATCGTGCCCCTGGTGCTGCGAGGGCACCTCATG GACATCGAGTGTCTGGCCAGCGATGGCATGCTGCTGGTGAGCTGTTGCCTGGCGGGCCACGTGTGTGTGTGGGACGCGCAGACCGGGGACTGCCTCACTCGCATCCCGCGCCCGGG gcAGCGCAGGGACAGTGGTGTTGGCAGCGTGTTGGAGGCTCAGGAGAGCTGGGAACGGCTGTCAGACGGCGGGAAGGGTGGCCCAGAGGAGCCTGGGGACAGTCCTCCATTACGGCACCATTCTCGGGGCCTTCTGCCATCTTCCCTCTTTGGGGACCAACCAGACCTCACTTGCTTGATCGACACCAACTTCTCAGCGCAGCCACAGCTCCCAGAGCCCGCTAACCCAGAGCCCCGGCACCGGGCAGGCTGCCGCCGCGCTCCAGAGTCCCCAGGCTACGACTTCAGCCGCCTGGTGCAGCGAGTGTACCAGGAGGAGAGAATGGCTCCTGTCCACACGCCAGCCCTGCGTCCACCCTCCCCTGGGCCTGTGCTGCCTCAGGCCCCCGAGGACGAGGGGGGCTTTCCTCCTGAGAAGGGCTCCCCTTCCCTCGCCTGGGCCCCCAGCGCAGACGGCTCCATCTGGAGCCTGGAGCTGCAGGGCAGCCTCATCGTGGTGGGGCGGAGCAGTGGCCGGCTTGAG GTGTGGGACGCCATCGAGGGCACCCTGCGCTGCAGCAGTGAGGAGGTCTCCTCGGGCATCACGGCGCTCATCTTCCTGGACAAAAG GATTGTGGCTGCCAGGCTCAACGGTTCCCTCGATTTCTTCTCCTTGGAGACTCACACTGCCCTCAGTCCCCTGCAGTTCCGAG GGGCCCCAGGGCGGGGCACTTCCCCCGCATCCCCCATATACAGCAGCAGTGACACAGTGGCTTGTCACCTGACGCACACAGTACCCTGTGCACACCAGAAACCCATCACAGCCTTGAAGGCCGCTGCCGGGCGCCTCGTGACTGGGAGCCAAGACCACACACTAAGA GTGTTCCGTCTGGAGGATTCCTGCTGCCTCTTCACCCTGCAAGGCCACTCAGGGGCCATCACGACTGTGTACATTGACCAG ACCATGGTGCTGGCCAGTGGAGGACAAGATGGGGCCATCTGCCTATGGGACGTGCTGACGGGCAGCCGGGTCAGCCACATGTTTGCTCACCGTGGGGACGTCACCTCCCTCACCTGTACCACCTCCTGCGTTATCAGCAGTGGCCTCGATGACCTCATCAGCATCTGGGACCGCAGCACAGGCATCAAGCTCTACTCCATTCAGCAG GACCTGGGCTGTGGTGCAAGCTTGGGCGTCATCTCAGACAACCTGCTGGTGACCGGTGGCCAGGGCTGTGTCTCCTTTTGGGACCTAAACTATGGGGACCTGTTACAGACAGTCTACCTGGGGAAGAACAGCGAGGCCCAGCCTGCCCGCCAGATCCTGGTGCTGGACAATGCCGCTATTGTCTGCAACTTTGGCAGTGAGCTCAGCCTGGTGTATGTGCCCTCCGTGCTGGAGAAGCTGGACTGA
- the SCAP gene encoding sterol regulatory element-binding protein cleavage-activating protein isoform X1, producing the protein MTLTERLREKISQAFYHHGLLCASYPIPIILFTGLCILACCYPLLKLPLPGTGPVEFTTPVKDYSPPPVASDHKPGEPAEQPEWYLGAPVAYIQQIFVKSSVSPWHKNLLAVDVFRSPLSRAFQLVEEIRNHVLRDSSGTRSLEEVCLQVTDLLPGLRKLRNLLPEHGCLLLSPGNFWQNDRERFHADPDIIRTIHQHEPKTLQTSATLKDLLFGVPGKYSGVSLYTRRRMVSYTITLVFQHYHAKFLASLRARLMLLHPSPNCSLRAESLVHVHFKEEIGIAELIPLVTTYIILFAYIYFSTRKIDMVKSKWGLALAAVVTVLSSLLMSVGLCTLFGLTPTLNGGEIFPYLVVVIGLENVLVLTKSVVSTPVDLEVKLRIAQGLSSESWSIMKNMATELGIILIGYFTLVPAIQEFCLFAVVGLVSDFFLQMLFFTTVLSIDIRRMELADLNKRLPPEACLPPAKPVGRPARFERQLAVRPSTPHTITLQPSSFRNLRLPKRLRVIYFLARTRLAQRLIMAGTVVWIGILVYTDPAGLRTYLAAQVTEQSPLGEGALAPMPVPSGVLPASHPDPAFSIFQPDAPKLPENQTLPEEPPEPGGPAEGVHDSPVPEVTWGPEDEELWRKLSFRHWPTLFSYYNITLAKRYISLLPVIPVTLRLNPREALEGRHPQDGLSAWPPPKPGHGGLWEAGPKGPGAAQVHRDVTLYKVAALGLAAGIVLVLLLLCLYRVLCPRNYGQPGAGPGRRRRGELPCDDYGYAPPETEIVPLVLRGHLMDIECLASDGMLLVSCCLAGHVCVWDAQTGDCLTRIPRPGQRRDSGVGSVLEAQESWERLSDGGKGGPEEPGDSPPLRHHSRGLLPSSLFGDQPDLTCLIDTNFSAQPQLPEPANPEPRHRAGCRRAPESPGYDFSRLVQRVYQEERMAPVHTPALRPPSPGPVLPQAPEDEGGFPPEKGSPSLAWAPSADGSIWSLELQGSLIVVGRSSGRLEVWDAIEGTLRCSSEEVSSGITALIFLDKRIVAARLNGSLDFFSLETHTALSPLQFRGAPGRGTSPASPIYSSSDTVACHLTHTVPCAHQKPITALKAAAGRLVTGSQDHTLRVFRLEDSCCLFTLQGHSGAITTVYIDQTMVLASGGQDGAICLWDVLTGSRVSHMFAHRGDVTSLTCTTSCVISSGLDDLISIWDRSTGIKLYSIQQDLGCGASLGVISDNLLVTGGQGCVSFWDLNYGDLLQTVYLGKNSEAQPARQILVLDNAAIVCNFGSELSLVYVPSVLEKLD; encoded by the exons TACTTGGGTGCCCCAGTGGCTTACATCCAGCAGATATTTGTGAAGTCCTCAGTGTCTCCCTGGCACAAGAACCTCCTGGCAGTCGATGTGTTCCGCTCACCTCTGTCCCGGGCATTCCAGCTGGTGGAGGAGATCCGGAACCATGTGCTGAGAGACAG CTCCGGGACCAGGAGCCTGGAGGAGGTGTGCCTGCAGGTGACTGACCTGCTGCCGGGCCTCAGGAAGCTCCGGAACCTCCTGCCTGAGCATGGATGCCTGCTGCTGTCCCCTGGGAACTTCTGGCAGAATGACCGGGAACGTTTCCATGCCGATCCTGACATCATCAGGACCATCCACCAGCACGAGCCTAAAACCCTGCAGACCTCAGCAACGCTCAAAG ACTTGCTGTTTGGTGTTCCTGGGAAGTACAGCGGGGTGAGCCTCTACACCAGGAGGAGGATGGTCTCATACACCATTACCCTGGTCTTCCAGCACTACCATGCCAA GTTTCTGGCCAGCCTGCGCGCCCGCCTGATGCTCCTGCACCCCAGCCCCAACTGCAGCCTTCGGGCAGAGAGCCTGGTCCACGTGCACTTCAAGGAGGAGATTGGCATCGCTGAGCTCATCCCCCTCGTGACCACCTACATCATCTTGTTTGCCTACATCTACTTCTCCACGC gcAAGATCGACATGGTCAAGTCCAAATGGGGGCTGGCTCTGGCCGCCGTGGTCACAGTGCTCAGCTCGCTGCTCATGTCTGTGGGGCTCTGCACACTCTTCGGCCTGACACCCACTCTCAACGGCGG TGAGATTTTCCCCTACCTTGTGGTGGTCATCGGGCTCGAGAATGTGCTGGTGCTCACCAAGTCAGTGGTCTCAACCCCAGTGGACCTGGAGGTGAAGCTGCGCATCGCCCAAG GCCTGAGCAGCGAGAGCTGGTCCATCATGAAGAACATGGCCACGGAGCTGGGCATCATCCTCATTGGCTACTTCACCCTAGTGCCTGCCATCCAG GAGTTCTGTCTCTTTGCTGTCGTGGGCCTGGTGTCCGACTTCTTCCTTCAGATGCTGTTTTTCACCACCGTCCTATCCATTGATATTCGCAGGATGGAG CTAGCGGACCTGAACAAGCGGCTGCCCCCTGAGGCCTGCCTGCCCCCAGCTAAGCCAGTGGGGCGGCCAGCGCGCTTCGAGCGACAGCTGGCTGTGCGGCCGTCCACACCCCACACCATCACGCTGCAACCGTCCTCCTTCCGAAACCTGCGGCTCCCCAAGAGGCTGCGTGTCATCTACTTCCTGGCCCGCACACGCCTGGCACAGCGCCTCATCATG GCTGGTACCGTTGTCTGGATTGGCATCCTGGTGTACACGGACCCAGCAGGGCTGCGCACCTACCTCGCTGCCCAAGTGACAGAACAGAGTCCACTGGGCGAGGGTGCCCTGGCTCCCATGCCTGTGCCTAGTGGTGTGCTGCCCGCCAGCCACCCGGACCCCGCCTTCTCCATCTTCCAACCTGATGCCCCTAAGTTACCCGAGAACCAGACTCTGCCAGAGGAGCCGCCTGAGCCTGGGGGTCCAGCAGAGGGAGTCCACGATAGCCCAGTTCCAGAGGTAACCTGGGGGCCTGAGGATGAGGAACTTTGGAGGAAATTGTCCTTCCGCCACTGGCCGACGCTCTTCAGCTACTATAACATCACACTGGCCAAGAG GTACATCAGCCTGCTGCCTGTCATCCCAGTCACGCTCCGCCTGAACCCAAGGGAGGCCCTGGAGGGGCGGCACCCTCAGGATGGCCTCAGTGCCTGGCCCCCGCCGAAGCCCGGGCATGGTGGGCTGTGGGAGGCCGGCCCCAAGGGGCCAGGCGCGGCGCAGGTGCACAGAGACGTCACCCTGTACAA GGTGGCAGCACTTGGCCTGGCTGCGGGCATCGTCCTcgtgctgctgctgctttgcCTGTACCGCGTGCTCTGCCCGCGCAACTACGGGCAGCCTGGAGCAGGGCCGGGCCGGCGGCGACGTGGGGAGCTGCCCTGTGACGACTATGGCTATGCGCCACCTGAGACTGAGATCGTGCCCCTGGTGCTGCGAGGGCACCTCATG GACATCGAGTGTCTGGCCAGCGATGGCATGCTGCTGGTGAGCTGTTGCCTGGCGGGCCACGTGTGTGTGTGGGACGCGCAGACCGGGGACTGCCTCACTCGCATCCCGCGCCCGGG gcAGCGCAGGGACAGTGGTGTTGGCAGCGTGTTGGAGGCTCAGGAGAGCTGGGAACGGCTGTCAGACGGCGGGAAGGGTGGCCCAGAGGAGCCTGGGGACAGTCCTCCATTACGGCACCATTCTCGGGGCCTTCTGCCATCTTCCCTCTTTGGGGACCAACCAGACCTCACTTGCTTGATCGACACCAACTTCTCAGCGCAGCCACAGCTCCCAGAGCCCGCTAACCCAGAGCCCCGGCACCGGGCAGGCTGCCGCCGCGCTCCAGAGTCCCCAGGCTACGACTTCAGCCGCCTGGTGCAGCGAGTGTACCAGGAGGAGAGAATGGCTCCTGTCCACACGCCAGCCCTGCGTCCACCCTCCCCTGGGCCTGTGCTGCCTCAGGCCCCCGAGGACGAGGGGGGCTTTCCTCCTGAGAAGGGCTCCCCTTCCCTCGCCTGGGCCCCCAGCGCAGACGGCTCCATCTGGAGCCTGGAGCTGCAGGGCAGCCTCATCGTGGTGGGGCGGAGCAGTGGCCGGCTTGAG GTGTGGGACGCCATCGAGGGCACCCTGCGCTGCAGCAGTGAGGAGGTCTCCTCGGGCATCACGGCGCTCATCTTCCTGGACAAAAG GATTGTGGCTGCCAGGCTCAACGGTTCCCTCGATTTCTTCTCCTTGGAGACTCACACTGCCCTCAGTCCCCTGCAGTTCCGAG GGGCCCCAGGGCGGGGCACTTCCCCCGCATCCCCCATATACAGCAGCAGTGACACAGTGGCTTGTCACCTGACGCACACAGTACCCTGTGCACACCAGAAACCCATCACAGCCTTGAAGGCCGCTGCCGGGCGCCTCGTGACTGGGAGCCAAGACCACACACTAAGA GTGTTCCGTCTGGAGGATTCCTGCTGCCTCTTCACCCTGCAAGGCCACTCAGGGGCCATCACGACTGTGTACATTGACCAG ACCATGGTGCTGGCCAGTGGAGGACAAGATGGGGCCATCTGCCTATGGGACGTGCTGACGGGCAGCCGGGTCAGCCACATGTTTGCTCACCGTGGGGACGTCACCTCCCTCACCTGTACCACCTCCTGCGTTATCAGCAGTGGCCTCGATGACCTCATCAGCATCTGGGACCGCAGCACAGGCATCAAGCTCTACTCCATTCAGCAG GACCTGGGCTGTGGTGCAAGCTTGGGCGTCATCTCAGACAACCTGCTGGTGACCGGTGGCCAGGGCTGTGTCTCCTTTTGGGACCTAAACTATGGGGACCTGTTACAGACAGTCTACCTGGGGAAGAACAGCGAGGCCCAGCCTGCCCGCCAGATCCTGGTGCTGGACAATGCCGCTATTGTCTGCAACTTTGGCAGTGAGCTCAGCCTGGTGTATGTGCCCTCCGTGCTGGAGAAGCTGGACTGA